GAGCTTTCTTGCAATCCATCATGCCTGCGCCGGTAAGTTCACGCAGTTGTTTTACCATTTCAGCAGTTACCATATTCGCTCCTCCTAGCTATTAATGAAGGTAAGGAGGCGTCTACAACGCTCCCCCTTACCTTCTCTATTTACAGATTACTCAGCTGCAGCAGCTTCTTCTTCCATTTGCTCACCTTGGCGAGCTTCGAGGACAGCGTCAGCCATTTTGCCAGCCAACAGCTTAACGGCACGGATCGCATCATCATTCGCAGGAATGACATGGTCGATTTCGTCCGGGTCGCAGTTGGTGTCAACAATACCAACGATAGGAATCCCCAGTTTTTTAGCTTCTGCTACCGCAATGCGCTCTTTGCGCGGGTCAATGATGAACAGCGCGTCCGGCAGTTTTTTCATGGTCTTGATGCCGCCCAAGAATTTTTGCAGTCGTTCCATTTCATGGCGCAACTTGATCACTTCTTTTTTCGGCAGAACTTCGAACATGCCTTGCGCTTCCATTTCTTCCAGTTTAACCAAACGGCTAATCCGACGTTGAATGGTTTGGAAGTTGGTGAGCATGCCGCCCAACCATCTTTCATTTACATAGTACATGTTGCAGCGTTGTGCTTCGTCACGCACTGCTTCTTGCGCTTGTTTCTTTGTACCGACAAACAGAATGGTACCTGTCTGCGCCAATTCACGCACAAAATTATAAGCCTCTTCAACCTTCTTGACAGTCTTTTGCAGGTCAATGATATAAATACCATTGCGCTCCGTAAAGATGTAGGGAGCCATTTTAGGATTCCAGCGTCTGGTCTGATGACCGAAATGCACCCCGGCCTCCAACAGTTGTTTCATAGAAATTACCGACATGAAAGTCACCTCCTGTTTTTTTTACCGCCGCAATTGTCATCTCCTAAATGGAAACCAACGTTTTGTTGGCACAGTCCATCGGATTCAATGCGTGTGGATTTACAACGAATAATAATATACCATAAATTTCACAAATTTACAAGCGGCTCAAAAAATTATTTGCGATGCAGCTGTAAAAGCAGCATGATTTCACCCTTGCCGGCGCCGGTAGCTTTCGCAATTTCCGTTACGCTATAGCCCTGCTCCGCCATCGTCAGAATCAACTTACGCCGATCCCCGCTGTCCTGCACTTCTGGAAAAACACCTTTTTCAGTTTCAACTTCACCAGACTGTGCTAAAACGCTCTCTTGCGCTGCGTACCAATCTTCAGTAACCGGCTGCGCTTTAAACGGCGCGGGAGAAGGATGGGCAACCGCTTTGCTGTCATATTCTTTCAGCAGTCTTTCGGCAGTTGTTAACTTTTCTTCCAGTTCCCGACTGCGGTTCTCCGCTTCAGTCAATAAAAATTCCAGGTGATTCATCTTATCTTCCAGTTCTCTAATCACAACGGCTCCGGCAGCTTCCAATTGTGTTTGAAATTCCAGCGTCGCCGTATGCATGTTAAGAGAAAACACTTCCATCAGCATTTTCCGTTTATAGACGATGAAAAAACCGCCAAACAGAATAATGAGTATGCTAATAATTCCACCTGCAGTCATGGTTCCACCTCATGTCTTGATATCGATTCGCCGGCCGCGCATCGGATCCTTCGCGGCCCGTTCCTCTGCGGCTGCATCCACTTCGCTTGCGGCTTGTTTCCGCTCTTTGCCGCCTTCGTCACCCTTACCCTGTTTGTGGGCGTCCCCTTTGTCTTCGCGTTTTATTTTGCCGCCTTCACTTTTTTTCGTATCTTGTACTTGTTTTTGTTGGCGTTCCGCACGCTGTTGGAGCTGTTCGGCAAATTGTTGCTGCTGCGTCATGGGTTGCTGATTTGCATGCTGCTGCGTCTTTCCCACATCGGTCGCATGCGGGATCAAGACTTGCATATCCATCGGACGTATATTCATAGCTGCCACCTCTCTTTTCAGAGTTCTTTCAGGTAGCCTGTAGCAAATAAAAAGGTAGGCTTACCATCGGTAAGCCGCCGTTTCTATTTAAAGCTACCTATTCTAATTTCGCCATCTTCCGCATACAACGAAGAGAATTTCAGCGCTTCTCTGATTGGCTTAACCAATGTTCCGATAACCACTTTTACTCCGGGATACATGATCTCGGCAACTTTAATCCTGCCGTATTTCATTTCTTCAAAAGCCAGTTCAATATCCGTCATCCTGTTGCGCATCGTTTCCACCTGACCGACTAAATGAAATTGGGCTTTTGTCAATTTCAACAACATTTCACGCTTATCCTGCGGCATCGTTGTCTGATCCATTCCCCGCAAAATACTGAGCGCTTTTTGCGTTTGTTCCAGGCTCACTTCCACTTTTTTAATCTCGCGCCGAATGTTCTGGTACTCTTCCCTTAGTTGCGGATTAACGCCAACTTCCAGCTCTGTACTCGTCGACATTTGCGTTCCCAGCATTTTGGCACGAATTTCTTCGCCAGCCAAGATATTGCCCCCGGCAATCAGGCCACGCTTTCCTTCGACAATGACTTTTTTTCCTGCACTAATGCGTGAATGAAGTATGACTTCGTTCACGATTACATCGTTGCCCGCCTGTACAGTAGCATTTTCAATGAACTTGGCCACTACGTTTTCCACTGCCTTGACGTAACCGCGGTGCATGCCCTGAATACCCATTTTTATAACAACATTCTTACCTTCTACAATGCCGCCGCTTACTGTGCCGTACACTTCAATATTGCCTTCCGCCTTGACGGTAAAGCCAGGTTGAACCGACCCTTTTACTACGACATTGCCGACAAATTCGATATTGCCGGTAGATAAGTCAACATCTTCTTTAATCTCAATGACAGGTACAACGCTGATCTTATTATTGGCAACGACTACCTGTCCGGCAATTCCCGCAGTAATTGTATTTTCTACCGCCTGCACATTCTTGCCAAGCGGCAGCGGAACTTCTTTACCCGCTTTAGCTACGATAGCAATCCCCAGCACATCGGATCCCGGCACACCCGGAACGGATGGGATTTTTTCTGCAAGCAGATCTCCCTGCATCACAATCGTAAAAAGATTTAAATCTTTATAATCGACTTTGCCGTCATCCAATTCGACAGGTTTTCCTTTGTTCTCCAAGTCGACATGGTATTTAATCTGCGAATCGATTCCATTGACCGCAGGTTGCCCCTTTGCGATCACAACCCGATTCCCGGGACGCTCCAGTGCCTTTCGCGCCTCCGCTTCATCGAAACCAAAGACAATTCCACTCGCGTTTATTTTTTCCAAAACCTCTTCCCAGGCAATCAAAGGCGCATTTTTAGACATATCAATCTGAAGGGTCGCTTCCATACGATCCTTAGAAATTTCCACATGAATTTCTGATTGTCCTATCGTCGCAATTTTAACTGCCTGAGCACTTGGTTTATTAATCTCATGCGTTATCGTTTTTTGGTCGTACTCCACAACGCCGCGTTTGTCGAGTTCTGCAACAATTTCGGCTTCCGAAACCGCTTTTCCCTCACCTTCGGAAGGAAACACGGTTAAAAACAAGTCTTCCCCTTCTTGGTTGATAGAAAATGCACCCTGTTTGTTTTTCACTTCTACTTGTTCTTCCCCACTCATCACAAAAAGCCTCCCCAACGAATATCAGACCAAACACGATTTAATTCTGGAAAGGGCCCCCCGAAGCCGAAAAATTGCTTTTGTATGCAGCTGTGAAATTCTTGCTTCGGACAACTTTAAAATCAAACTGATTTCCTTTAATGTCAATCCATCGTAGTAGTACAAACTAATAACCAATCGCTCTTTTTCCGGCAACTTGTCAATCGTCTGCGCCAATAATTCTTTCGTCTCTTCCACTTCCACTTGATGCGAAGGATTAATGCATTGGCCTGTAGGCGTCTCCGTTTTTATGAATTCATCTAGCGGTATTAATGTACTTGCATTCAAACGTGACAGCAACTGGTACAGTTCTTCCACTTCAACGCCGAGCGCCCCTGCAATTTCTTCGTCGGTTGCCGACCGCCCCAAGTTGTGTTCCAACTGCGCTATCACTTGCTCATATTGCTTGGCTTTTTGTCGTAAACTGGTCGGCACCCAATCTTGCGCACGAATCGCATCTAAGATCGCACCACGAATCCGGGCAACGCCATACGTTTCAAATTTAATGCCACGCGTAGGGTCAAATTTTTCTATCGCATCCAACAGACCAAAAAAACCATTGCTAATCAAGTCGTCTCGATCAACATGCTGCGGCAAACTCATGGCAATGCGACCAGCAACCAACTTCACCAATGAAAGATAATGTTCCACCAGCAATTCACGGGTCTCGGCTTTTCGATGCTGCTGATATTCGCCCCAAAGCGCCATAACCGCTTCAGGTGTTGCCTTAGTACCATTCATGTTTTATACCCCCAACCTCAACGCCCAGTCATTCTTTGGGGTGCGCAATATTTTCAAAATGCTCCGGCGTCAGCGGATCAAATTCCGCTTCTTCCTCTTCTGTAGTCAATTCGCTCTCTGTACCCTCAATGCCTTCTTCCGTCTGTTCTTCTTCCTTTTTATCCGTCTGATTCAAGCGCGTCAACCAGCTCTGTAAAAAGCGTTCCCAGAGCAAGCCTAAACCAAAACCGACGATTGCGAAGATAAACATGGAAACCGCTGTACGGTACAAAACCGTTGACGGTCTAGCCGCATTGCCAAAACCACTGAAAATAGTACATATCCCCACTAAGACTGCCAAGCTAACAGCAAAACGTAGTTTGAGCACCATATACCTCCAACTACAACTCTTTTTCCCCTTTGTCAATCGTCTTGACTTTGTAAATTCCGCTATCGAGTTTCAATTCGACCGTCCGACCATAATTTCCGCCCGTATCGTCCGCGATAATGCGTAGATCTAATTTCTTCAAGACGACTTTCACCGCTTCTACATTTCGTTCGCCCACACGCATTACGTCTGTGGCATTTGCAAAAGTGAACATTTGCGCGCCGCCAGCAATTTTGGCCGTCAATCTTGATTTGACAGCACCCAATTTCAAAATTTCGTCCAGCATGATCGGCAAACAGGTATCTGCAAACTTTGCCGGATTTTCCGTAGAGCGCGCCTGGGTGCTGTCCGGTAACATAATGTGGGCCAAACCGCCCACCTTAGCGACCGAATCATACACCGCAATCCCAACACACGAACCCAATCCATAACTGATCAGGCTGTTGGGGTTTTTTCCCACTTTATAATCCGCCATCCCCACTTTGATCAGTTCTGACATTATTCCCTCACCCCTATTGCCGCCAAAATGGTGTTCAAGGAGCCCGGGTCAGGAATCAGGAAGAAGTGTCCTTTGACACCATCCATCTCCGTTGTAAATTCCGTCTCAATAACAAGCGCATGATCCCCCATCTGGCCCAACTGAATAAGAATAACGCTTAATATGGCCCCGGCCATATCCAACGCAAGAGCCGGAATCGACGGCAATAACGTCAGATTCGTAAAATGCGACAGCGCATTCAAGTATGCGCCTGCCAGGATATTGCCAATTTCCATCAACGCCGATTCATCCATGGAGTTAAGTGAGGTTGTATATCCTTGCTCGCGCCCCATTAACATGTCAACTAAATAAAAAGCACTTTCCCTTGGCAGCAAAAACAGTATGCTGCCCGGAGCCGGACCGAAGACTCGCAAATACACGCCAGCCACCATGGCATCCGGGCCACCTACAACATCAGGTACATCGCCAAGCGGCATAATAGCGACCTGCGGTACCGTCATATCAATCTTGCGATTAATAATTTGTGACAACGCCGTGGCCGAATTGCCTGCCCCCACATTGCCGATCTCGCGCAACGCATCTAATTGTATCGCCGATAAATTCAGGATATCTTCAGACAAGCCAGTCACTCCTCTTTCGCCACAGTTTAACTGGCTTTGGGTTCTTGCCCAATGCCGGTAATCGACTCTAAGTTAATCAAAATAATCAAACGGTTCTCCAGTTTTCCGACCCCATTCAGATATTCAGCGTCAACGCCGCTGACAACAATATCCGGTGCGTCAATGTTTTCCTGTTCAATGGCCATTACCTCGGACACCGCATCAACAATCATCCCTACTGCCACTTCATCAATCTTTACAATAACAATTCGCGTATCTTCCGTATACTCCTGGTGCGGCAGGTTCAAGCGTTTTTTCAGGTCAATCACCGGCAATACGCTGCCGCGTAAATTCATGACGCCCTTGATATAGTCCGGCGCATGAGGCACCCGTGCGATATCTGTCATCCGCTTAATCTCTTGCACCTGCAAAATACTGACACCATATTCTTCTCGTCCAAGCTTAAATATCACCAATTGTACTTCGTTTCCAGAATAGCTGCTTTCCGACATAATTTCCAGCCTCCTTACTGAATCAATGATCCAATGTCCAAAATCAGAGCAACTTGACCATTTCCTAAAATGGTAGCACCCGCAATCACTTTGATTCCAGCCAACAGTTTACCCAACGATTTTATAACAATTTCCTGCTGTCCGATCAGATTATCCACCACAATGCCTGCACGCTGTTCGCCAAGGTGAACAATGACAATAAACAGTTCTTCCGGCGTTTCTTCTACCGTCGGCGGGATATTCAGCACATTGCCGAGCCGTACGATTGGAATGATCTGACCACGCAACAAAATGACTTCCTTGTTCTGTACCGTCTTGATATCTGCCGGCTTAATATTAATGGTGCTGTCGATCGAGCCAAGCGGAATCGCATAAATTTCTTTTGCCACATTGACCAGCAAGGCTTGGATGATAGCCAACGTCAGCGGCAAGCGAATCTTGAACTTGCTGCCCATGCCGACCTTTGTTTCAATATCAACCATACCACCAAGCGATTCGATCTTGTTTTTGACCGCATCCATCCCAACGCCGCGTCCGGATACGTCCGTGACGACTGCCGCTGTCGAGAACCCAGGTAAGAACAACAAGCGCACAGCTTCTGTCGGATCCATCTTATCCGCTTCCGCCTGCGTAATCAAACCTTTTTCCACAGCCTTTTGCTTGATGATATCCGGATTGACTCCTTTGCCGTCATCTTCAACCATGATGATAACATTATTTCCTTCATGACGCGCAATCAAATGAATTTCGCCCACTGGATTTTTACCGTTTGCCTGGCGTTCCGCAGGTTTTTCAATGCCATGGTCAATTGCATTGCGCAGCAAATGAACCAGCGGATCACCGATTTCGTCAATGACCGTCCGATCCAGTTCCGTTTCTTC
The sequence above is drawn from the Azotosporobacter soli genome and encodes:
- the rpsB gene encoding 30S ribosomal protein S2, translated to MSVISMKQLLEAGVHFGHQTRRWNPKMAPYIFTERNGIYIIDLQKTVKKVEEAYNFVRELAQTGTILFVGTKKQAQEAVRDEAQRCNMYYVNERWLGGMLTNFQTIQRRISRLVKLEEMEAQGMFEVLPKKEVIKLRHEMERLQKFLGGIKTMKKLPDALFIIDPRKERIAVAEAKKLGIPIVGIVDTNCDPDEIDHVIPANDDAIRAVKLLAGKMADAVLEARQGEQMEEEAAAAE
- a CDS encoding DUF6115 domain-containing protein, which gives rise to MTAGGIISILIILFGGFFIVYKRKMLMEVFSLNMHTATLEFQTQLEAAGAVVIRELEDKMNHLEFLLTEAENRSRELEEKLTTAERLLKEYDSKAVAHPSPAPFKAQPVTEDWYAAQESVLAQSGEVETEKGVFPEVQDSGDRRKLILTMAEQGYSVTEIAKATGAGKGEIMLLLQLHRK
- a CDS encoding FapA family protein encodes the protein MSGEEQVEVKNKQGAFSINQEGEDLFLTVFPSEGEGKAVSEAEIVAELDKRGVVEYDQKTITHEINKPSAQAVKIATIGQSEIHVEISKDRMEATLQIDMSKNAPLIAWEEVLEKINASGIVFGFDEAEARKALERPGNRVVIAKGQPAVNGIDSQIKYHVDLENKGKPVELDDGKVDYKDLNLFTIVMQGDLLAEKIPSVPGVPGSDVLGIAIVAKAGKEVPLPLGKNVQAVENTITAGIAGQVVVANNKISVVPVIEIKEDVDLSTGNIEFVGNVVVKGSVQPGFTVKAEGNIEVYGTVSGGIVEGKNVVIKMGIQGMHRGYVKAVENVVAKFIENATVQAGNDVIVNEVILHSRISAGKKVIVEGKRGLIAGGNILAGEEIRAKMLGTQMSTSTELEVGVNPQLREEYQNIRREIKKVEVSLEQTQKALSILRGMDQTTMPQDKREMLLKLTKAQFHLVGQVETMRNRMTDIELAFEEMKYGRIKVAEIMYPGVKVVIGTLVKPIREALKFSSLYAEDGEIRIGSFK
- a CDS encoding FliA/WhiG family RNA polymerase sigma factor; protein product: MNGTKATPEAVMALWGEYQQHRKAETRELLVEHYLSLVKLVAGRIAMSLPQHVDRDDLISNGFFGLLDAIEKFDPTRGIKFETYGVARIRGAILDAIRAQDWVPTSLRQKAKQYEQVIAQLEHNLGRSATDEEIAGALGVEVEELYQLLSRLNASTLIPLDEFIKTETPTGQCINPSHQVEVEETKELLAQTIDKLPEKERLVISLYYYDGLTLKEISLILKLSEARISQLHTKAIFRLRGALSRIKSCLV
- a CDS encoding chemotaxis protein CheD (catalyzes the conversion of glutamine residues to glutamate on methyl-accepting chemotaxis receptors); its protein translation is MSELIKVGMADYKVGKNPNSLISYGLGSCVGIAVYDSVAKVGGLAHIMLPDSTQARSTENPAKFADTCLPIMLDEILKLGAVKSRLTAKIAGGAQMFTFANATDVMRVGERNVEAVKVVLKKLDLRIIADDTGGNYGRTVELKLDSGIYKVKTIDKGEKEL
- a CDS encoding chemotaxis protein CheC, with the protein product MSEDILNLSAIQLDALREIGNVGAGNSATALSQIINRKIDMTVPQVAIMPLGDVPDVVGGPDAMVAGVYLRVFGPAPGSILFLLPRESAFYLVDMLMGREQGYTTSLNSMDESALMEIGNILAGAYLNALSHFTNLTLLPSIPALALDMAGAILSVILIQLGQMGDHALVIETEFTTEMDGVKGHFFLIPDPGSLNTILAAIGVRE
- a CDS encoding chemotaxis protein CheW, with amino-acid sequence MSESSYSGNEVQLVIFKLGREEYGVSILQVQEIKRMTDIARVPHAPDYIKGVMNLRGSVLPVIDLKKRLNLPHQEYTEDTRIVIVKIDEVAVGMIVDAVSEVMAIEQENIDAPDIVVSGVDAEYLNGVGKLENRLIILINLESITGIGQEPKAS